A window of the Bacteroidota bacterium genome harbors these coding sequences:
- a CDS encoding tetratricopeptide repeat protein: MRALVLAWAVALASIRAAGAQSALDLVAQADALRAQGQFAQALSVLERAHQLEPRSAEVLWRLARAKVDWGERVSERATQRKLYLEALEHARKAVSADGRSADAHKYVAIAAGRVGLISDTRTKIEMSRQVKESAERALALNPNDDDLHHILGRWHHEVAGLGFMARAIVRIVYGGLPEASYEKAVEHLERALRIRDAIRHRVELAKSLLELGRKQEARAVLERALQMPPVDVKDSEYRAEARELLKKAS, from the coding sequence ATGCGAGCTCTCGTGTTGGCATGGGCGGTCGCGCTGGCTTCGATCCGGGCCGCCGGAGCGCAATCTGCGCTCGATCTCGTAGCGCAGGCCGATGCGCTGCGCGCGCAGGGGCAGTTTGCCCAGGCTTTGTCGGTCTTAGAGCGAGCCCATCAGCTAGAGCCCCGCAGTGCGGAGGTGCTTTGGCGGCTAGCGCGGGCTAAGGTCGATTGGGGCGAGCGCGTTTCCGAGCGCGCAACGCAGCGCAAGCTTTACCTGGAGGCCCTGGAACACGCCCGGAAGGCCGTATCCGCGGACGGCCGCAGCGCAGACGCGCACAAATACGTGGCCATCGCGGCTGGTCGCGTGGGGCTGATCTCCGATACCCGCACGAAAATCGAGATGTCCCGGCAAGTCAAGGAGAGCGCGGAGCGCGCCCTGGCCCTTAACCCGAACGACGACGATCTGCACCACATCTTGGGCCGGTGGCACCATGAGGTGGCCGGCTTGGGCTTTATGGCCCGTGCGATCGTGCGGATCGTATACGGCGGCCTGCCGGAGGCCTCTTACGAAAAAGCGGTGGAACATCTTGAGCGCGCCCTGCGGATCCGGGATGCCATTCGGCATCGGGTCGAGTTAGCCAAAAGCCTGCTGGAGCTGGGCCGCAAACAGGAGGCTCGAGCCGTCCTGGAGCGGGCCCTCCAAATGCCCCCCGTAGACGTCAAGGACAGCGAATACCGGGCTGAGGCCCGCGAACTCCTTAAAAAAGCCAGTTGA
- a CDS encoding glycerophosphodiester phosphodiesterase translates to MPRWARNIAHRGASGHAPENTLVAFARALELGADGLELDVRLCADGRLVVLHDATLERTTDGRGPVRAYPYAQLRRLDAGYRFSPDGGRTFPFRDRGVRIPLLEEVLEAFPEVPLTIELKESRPEAVEALVRLLRGRADQDRLLVGSFYTRQLRRFRALMPQVATSAGYREVLWLRLKLGRPPWPFALVQIPPRYPPEGLGLIRLDSSAWIGWLKAQGLGVQYWTVDDPDAMRRLLRAGADGIITGYPDRFPEDLGGPG, encoded by the coding sequence GTGCCCCGTTGGGCTCGGAACATCGCCCATCGCGGCGCCTCCGGGCACGCCCCGGAAAACACCCTGGTGGCCTTCGCCCGGGCGCTGGAGCTCGGAGCCGACGGGCTGGAGCTCGACGTGCGGCTATGTGCCGACGGACGGCTCGTCGTGCTGCATGACGCCACCCTGGAGCGCACTACAGACGGCCGTGGCCCCGTGCGCGCCTACCCGTACGCACAGCTTCGCCGGCTGGATGCCGGCTACAGGTTTTCCCCAGACGGAGGCCGCACTTTTCCGTTTCGGGACCGGGGTGTGCGCATCCCCTTGCTGGAAGAGGTCCTGGAGGCGTTTCCCGAAGTGCCCCTCACGATCGAATTAAAAGAAAGCCGGCCCGAAGCGGTTGAGGCGCTGGTGCGCTTGCTGCGCGGAAGGGCCGATCAAGATCGCCTCCTGGTGGGCTCCTTTTACACGCGCCAGCTACGGCGCTTTCGCGCCCTCATGCCGCAAGTCGCAACCAGCGCCGGCTATCGTGAAGTCCTATGGCTCCGACTGAAGCTAGGTCGCCCCCCTTGGCCCTTCGCTTTGGTCCAGATTCCGCCTCGGTATCCTCCCGAAGGTCTCGGTCTGATCCGGCTCGACAGTTCGGCTTGGATCGGCTGGCTTAAGGCGCAGGGCTTGGGCGTGCAGTATTGGACGGTTGACGATCCAGATGCGATGCGCCGTCTGCTTCGGGCCGGGGCCGATGGGATCATAACGGGCTATCCGGATCGCTTCCCCGAGGACCTTGGCGGTCCGGGCTGA